In the genome of Gimesia sp., one region contains:
- a CDS encoding glycosyltransferase family 4 protein has protein sequence MRVLFLISGKNVPSSRFRVLNYLPFLKQAGISCTVLASYPEKYEHIPWLGYRLSYLLKRITRYLHYLYACLRPFDLIFIEREIFDVPAYDMELRFLNRPAKCVLDIDDAIFLRYPEKFQVLAEKVDLLIAGNQNLCAVARKHNDRVRLLPTSVITGKYPLKDFSQPSTAKPVIGWTGLDTNIPNLKLVVPALNRLAEKYEFTLCIISASPDPIAELELNGVEVRHLVWSSETEYQDLSAFDIGIMPLEDDEWSRYKCGLKLLQYMALGIPAVASPVGVNAEIIEQGENGFCADSTDAWYTSLEQLLTSPELRKQIGLSGRKTVEKEFDVERNNQRLIQFLEETVDGP, from the coding sequence ATGCGTGTCCTGTTCCTGATCTCCGGGAAGAATGTTCCCTCCTCTCGATTTCGGGTGCTGAATTACCTCCCCTTTCTCAAACAGGCAGGCATCTCCTGTACGGTTCTCGCCAGTTACCCCGAAAAATATGAGCACATCCCCTGGCTCGGCTACCGCCTCAGCTACCTGCTCAAACGCATCACCCGCTACCTGCATTATCTCTACGCCTGTCTGCGCCCCTTCGATCTGATTTTCATCGAACGGGAAATCTTCGACGTCCCGGCCTACGACATGGAACTCCGGTTCCTGAACCGACCCGCCAAATGCGTTCTCGATATTGACGATGCGATTTTTCTCCGCTATCCCGAGAAATTCCAGGTCCTGGCGGAGAAAGTCGACCTGCTCATCGCCGGCAATCAGAATCTCTGTGCAGTCGCACGTAAACATAACGACCGGGTCCGCCTGCTCCCCACGTCGGTCATCACCGGCAAATACCCCCTCAAGGATTTTAGCCAGCCCTCCACCGCAAAACCAGTCATCGGCTGGACCGGGCTGGATACCAACATCCCGAATCTGAAACTCGTCGTCCCCGCACTCAACCGCCTGGCAGAAAAATATGAATTCACACTCTGTATCATCTCAGCCTCCCCCGATCCAATCGCAGAGCTTGAGCTGAACGGAGTCGAAGTCCGCCACCTGGTCTGGAGTTCGGAAACGGAATACCAGGACCTCTCCGCCTTCGACATCGGCATCATGCCGTTAGAGGACGATGAATGGTCCCGCTACAAATGCGGCTTAAAGCTGTTGCAGTACATGGCCCTGGGCATCCCAGCCGTCGCGTCGCCGGTCGGCGTCAATGCCGAGATCATTGAACAGGGAGAGAATGGGTTCTGTGCCGATTCAACCGACGCCTGGTACACCTCCCTGGAGCAGTTACTCACCTCACCCGAGCTGCGCAAACAAATCGGTCTCAGCGGCCGGAAAACGGTCGAGAAAGAATTCGATGTCGAACGCAACAACCAGCGTTTGATACAGTTCCTGGAAGAGACTGTGGACGGGCCTTGA
- a CDS encoding VRR-NUC domain-containing protein has product MCDKDYGEIHLPHQLSQGSKLDTQERIPVTIGFQKNICQECRGEKVTAAPVSSMPGRTTKVTRFYWREITFETTKRFYASHPELDPTYLGHLGDEFSKERKAIEKEVIEELKSLHEKNPKYDYTEITQREVIDQTSTEVILVKAKHVKRDERKVGIEYENEVLKVEQFAMRYFENRGYKTIETESVPFHVLFGIFMWILMEDPDDPNIRWSSFGNRTDFDMDVTPRSMVRMQMPDDFGCEGYYFRREAEIKEHIESLDDVEWLFDYWFEHSNNLRQYLWAHRQDDVDKAKKILKILGKQNLKKVLHFLIRNYWKNFCGWPDLLVYKDGELIFVEVKSSNDKLSEDQKNWLIGNYEHMHFDAKIFKVGKAN; this is encoded by the coding sequence ATGTGTGACAAAGATTATGGAGAAATACATCTTCCTCATCAGCTTAGTCAAGGTTCGAAGTTAGATACACAAGAAAGGATTCCGGTTACTATCGGTTTTCAAAAAAACATTTGCCAAGAATGTAGAGGGGAAAAAGTTACAGCAGCACCTGTCTCATCGATGCCAGGGAGGACAACAAAAGTAACTCGTTTCTATTGGCGTGAAATAACTTTCGAAACTACAAAAAGATTTTACGCTAGTCATCCAGAGCTAGATCCAACTTATCTTGGTCATTTAGGAGATGAATTTTCCAAAGAAAGAAAAGCAATTGAAAAGGAAGTTATCGAGGAACTGAAATCGTTACATGAAAAAAATCCAAAATATGATTATACCGAGATCACTCAAAGAGAAGTAATAGACCAAACAAGCACAGAAGTCATCTTAGTAAAAGCGAAACATGTAAAAAGAGATGAACGGAAGGTTGGTATAGAATATGAAAACGAAGTTCTAAAAGTAGAACAATTTGCAATGAGATACTTCGAAAACAGAGGCTATAAAACAATCGAAACGGAAAGCGTCCCTTTTCATGTATTGTTTGGTATCTTTATGTGGATACTTATGGAGGATCCAGATGATCCAAATATTAGATGGTCGAGTTTTGGTAATAGAACTGACTTTGACATGGATGTGACACCAAGATCAATGGTGCGTATGCAGATGCCGGATGATTTTGGATGTGAAGGATATTATTTTCGTCGTGAAGCAGAAATAAAAGAACATATTGAAAGCTTAGATGATGTTGAGTGGCTCTTCGATTACTGGTTTGAGCATAGTAATAATCTGAGGCAATATTTATGGGCTCATAGGCAGGATGATGTTGATAAAGCAAAAAAGATATTAAAGATATTAGGTAAACAGAACTTAAAAAAGGTGTTGCACTTTCTTATACGAAACTACTGGAAAAATTTCTGTGGATGGCCAGATTTATTGGTTTACAAAGATGGTGAGTTGATATTTGTTGAAGTGAAATCATCCAATGATAAGTTAAGTGAAGATCAGAAAAACTGGCTCATTGGTAATTATGAACATATGCATTTTGATGCGAAAATATTTAAGGTTGGAAAAGCGAATTGA